From a single Sander vitreus isolate 19-12246 chromosome 4, sanVit1, whole genome shotgun sequence genomic region:
- the LOC144516658 gene encoding protein FAM107B, with protein sequence MIPPRQQVTESSQQEGSDLITTSNLPNPILAPHQHRALHRELLLCHRSGLLPREKPELQCVLEHRQREQHKQKEVAFCPPSDLEVKLRTTLQKIQVYELEEKKKSESLQNVPEFVRVKGTLKRIQTFS encoded by the exons ATGATCCCGCCACGCCAGCAGGTCACTGAGAGTTCACAACAGGAGGGTAGTGACCTCATCACAACCAGCAATCTGCCAAATCCCATCCTGGCTCCTCACCAACACAGAGCCCTTCACAGAGAGCTGCTATTATGCCACAGAAG TGGTCTACTGCCCAGAGAGAAGCCGGAGCTGCAGTGTGTGCtggaacacagacagagagagcagcacaaGCAAAAGGAGGTGGCCTTCTGTCCTCCCTCCGACTTGGAAGTGAAGCTACGCACAACGCTGCAGAAAATACAAGTT TACGagctggaggagaagaagaagagcgaGAGCCTGCAGAATGTTCCGGAGTTTGTTCGTGTGAAAGGAACCCTGAAGCGTATCCAAACTTTTTCCTAG
- the LOC144516656 gene encoding dnaJ homolog subfamily C member 16-like — protein sequence MTLRRTSRHPPPRTCPVLLAIFLLILSMQLVRAASEYDPYKVLGVSRSASQAEIKRAYKNLAKEWHPDKNKDPKAEDMFIKVSKSYEILSNEERRSNFDNYGQMDENQPFGQSQHHGFRGFQNSFYFDESFFQFPRSRDFADSKYLLHHAQFNSDVLPDSHKRPYLIKVTSEWCFACIHIEPVWKETVQELEPLGVGIGIVDLGYERRLANQLGVHRAPSIIGLVNGRVTFFHQAVVREHLRQFIEDLLPQKLVEKITDNNYLAFLDSWHVENKPSVLLFDQVPIVPLLFKLTAFAFKDYVRFGYVDQGDAHNTRLLRQFNINTYAPTMLLFKEDTEKPVDIIQARGMKRQIMDEFVSNNKFLQVPRLVNQQLFDELCPVKQFHRRRKYCVLLITGEDQAFLPGSKAFLDFASVNRKDVLRFAYVYQRQQQPLCQALLHNQATLSPQVVILERRSHGGKVMYRSVSGGWNGSEEDKYRLHEQLELLQKDPTYLSSDATLPELNNEMAPIFIIQWMNAAYDYILQIYDDLLYSNWREMMPILSLIFSALFILFGTVIIQAFSEPGESKPRKPKPKEQQQTEEDASSRASTSSRPPKKDFVEVTELTDITYISNLVKLRPGHINVVLVLTNTSKNALLRKFAKEVFSFSGTQTLHFSFLNADKHRHWMPSLLRSTSDSMQSEGHSDMDEESPDYTGHVLALNGHKKYFCLFRPVFTGDDPNDSSSETSFSSDGRRKSRSRSRSSSHSRSRSHSREDGVGPKRGSSRATSIEVHHKLDRLGLWMERLMEGTLPRLQVPAWPSLGETTNSSTET from the exons ATGACGCTTAGGAGAACCAGCCGACATCCTCCTCCTCGGACATGTCCAGTTTTGCTCGCCATCTTTCTGCTAATTTTGAGTATGCAGTTGGTGAGAGCAGCTTCTGAATATGACCCCTACAAAGTCCTTGGTGTCAGCAGGAGTGCGAGTCAAGCAGAAATTAAAAGGGCATACAAGAACCTCGCCAAAGAATG GCATCCAGACAAGAACAAGGACCCTAAAGCAGAGGACATGTTCATTAAGGTTTCTAAGTCATACGAG ATTCTGTCTAATGAGGAGCGAAGGTCCAACTTTGACAACTATGGCCAGATGGATGAAAACCAGCCCTTCGGCCAGTCACAGCATCACGGTTTCCGCGGCTTCCAGAACAGCTTTTACTTTGATGAGTCTTTTTTCCAGTTCCCCAG GTCCAGGGACTTTGCAGACAGCAAGTACCTGCTTCACCATGCACAGTTTAACAGCGACGTCCTTCCAGACAGCCACAAGAGGCCGTACCTAATCAAAGTGACCTCTGAGTGGTGCTTTGCATGCATCCACATTGAGCCTGTGTGGAAGGAGACGGTGCAGGAGCTGGAGCCACTGG GTGTTGGCATTGGCATTGTGGACCTGGGTTATGAGCGTCGCCTGGCCAACCAGCTGGGAGTTCACCGCGCTCCCTCCATCATCGGGCTGGTGAATGGCAGGGTGACCTTCTTCCATCAGGCTGTGGTACGGGAGCACCTGCGACAGTTTATTGAAGACCTGCTGCCCCAGAAACTGGTGGAAAAG ATCACAGATAACAACTACCTGGCTTTTCTGGATAGCTGGCATGTGGAAAATAAGCCCAGCGTTCTCTTGTTTGACCAAGTCCCGATTGTTCCCCTACTCTTTAAA TTAACAGCTTTTGCCTTCAAAGACTATGTGCGTTTCGGCTACGTGGACCAGGGTGACGCACACAACACTCGGCTACTGCGGCAGTTCAACATAAACACATACGCCCCCACCATGCTGCTGTTTAAGGAGGATACGGAAAAGCCCGTTGACATCATCCag gcCAGAGGGATGAAGCGACAGATAATGGATGAGTTTGTCTCCAACAACAAGTTCCTGCAGGTGCCACGGCTGGTCAACCAGCAGCTTTTTGATGAGCTGTGTCCTGTCAAGCAGTTCCACCGACGGAGGAA GTACTGTGTGCTGCTGATCACAGGGGAGGACCAAGCCTTTCTTCCAGGCAGTAAGGCCTTCCTGGACTTCGCATCAGTTAACAGAAAAGACGTTCTGCGGTTTGCGTACGTCTACCAGCGCCAGCAGCAGCCTCTATGTCAGGCACTGCTCCATAACCAGGCTACACTCTCCCCTCAG GTGGTGATTCTTGAGAGGCGGAGCCACGGCGGTAAGGTCATGTACCGCTCTGTGAGTGGTGGCTGGAACGGCAGTGAAGAAGATAAGTACCGCCTCCACGAACAGCTGGAGCTCCTTCAGAAAGACCCCACCTATCTGAGCTCAGACGCCACCCTGCCAGAACTCAACAACGAGATGGCCCCC ATTTTCATTATCCAGTGGATGAATGCTGCCTATGACTACATCCTTCAAATATATGATGACCTTCTCTACTCAAACTG GCGAGAGATGATGCCCATCCTGTCGTTGATCTTCTCAGCTCTCTTCATTCTTTTTGGCACCGTCATCATTCAGGCCTTCAG TGAGCCAGGTGAGAGCAAACCCCGGAAACCAAAGCCAAAGGAGCAACAGCAAACTGAGGAAGACGCGTCAAGTAGAGCCAGTACTTCAAG CCGTCCTCCTAAGAAGGACTTTGTGGAAGTGACGGAGCTGACAGACATCACGTACATCAGCAACCTGGTCAAGCTGAGGCCTGGCCACATCAACGTGGTGCTGGTGCTCACCAACACCTCCAAGAATGCCCTGCTCAGGAAATTTGCCAAGGAGGTATTTTCTTTCTCCGG GACTCAGACCCTCCACTTCTCTTTCCTCAACGCTGACAAGCACCGCCACTGGATGCCATCACTCCTTCGCTCAACGTCTGACTCTATGCAGAGCGAAGGCCATTCGGACATGGATGAGGAGTCACCGGACTACACTGGCCACGTCCTGGCCCTCAACGGCCACAAGAAATACTTTTGCCTCTTTAGACCCGTCTTCACAGGGGACGATCCCAACGACTCCTCGTCTGAGACCTCATTCTCCTCTGACGGCAGGAGAAAGTCCCGCTCCAGGTCCAGATCCAGCTCCCACTCTCGATCCAGGTCCCATTCCAGGGAGGATGGGGTTGGACCTAAGAGGGGCTCCAGTAGGGCCACAAGCATAGAAGTCCACCACAAGCTTGACAGGCTGGGACTGTGGATGGAGAGGCTAATGGAGGGCACCCTACCCAGATTACAGGTGCCTGCATGGCCCTCTCTGGGTGAAACCACTAACTCCTCCACAGAGACCTGA
- the cdab gene encoding cytidine deaminase b: MDQAKFSEGVMHIKDHGSTHLSQETVKKLIYQSQEAKQQAYCPYSKFRVGAALLTPDNCVFTGCNVENACYNLGVCAERNAISKAVSEGYRSFKAIAIASDINDQFIPPCGGCRQFMREFGSNWDVYLSKPDGSYLKMTVDELLPVSFGPEELSMKKVFDIPHEY; this comes from the exons ATGGACCAAGCCAAGTTCAGTGAGGGTGTGATGCATATTAAGGACCATGGCTCCACACACTTGTCCCAGGAAACAGTCAAAAAGCTGATCTACCAGTCTCAGGAGGCAAAGCAGCAAGCCTACTGCCCTTACAGCAAATTCAGAGTGGGAGCTGCTCTCCTGACTCCAGACAACTGTGTGTTTACAG GTTGCAATGTGGAGAATGCATGTTACAACCTGGGTGTGTGTGCTGAAAGGAATGCTATCTCAAAGGCAGTGTCTGAAGGCTACAGAAGCTTCAAGGCAATTGCAATTGCCAG TGACATAAATGACCAGTTCATCCCCCCGTGTGGTGGCTGCAGGCAGTTCATGAGAGAG TTTGGATCAAACTGGGATGTGTACCTGTCTAAGCCTGACGGCTCATACCTGAAGATGACCGTGGACGAGCTGCTGCCCGTCTCTTTTGGCCCTGAAGAACTGTCCATGAAGAAAGTGTTTGACATTCCTCATGAGTACTGA
- the b3galt6 gene encoding beta-1,3-galactosyltransferase 6 isoform X2, which produces MNLLRLVCRHKTALVIGTVCSFAVVLVFLAKCTSETLKQGHQDPPGLAPRANALQSRPEQHNPPSTSKELSAFLVILITTGPKYTERRSIIRSTWLAKRDSDVLAMFVVGTQGLSNEDHQNLNTEQGRHKDLLLLPELRDSYENLTLKLLHMYTWLDQNVEFKFVLKADDDTFARLDLLKEELKGKEPNRFYWGFFSGRGRVKTAGKWRESSWELCDYYLPYALGGGYILSADLVRYVHLNAGYFKTWQSEDVSLGAWLAPVDVRRTHDPRFDTEYKSRGCNNKYLVTHKQSLEDMLEKHQTLQRDGRLCKEEVKLRLSYVYDWSVPPSQCCQRKDGIP; this is translated from the coding sequence ATGAATCTGTTGCGTCTAGTATGCCGCCACAAGACAGCCCTGGTcattggcactgtgtgcagctTTGCTGTCGTTCTGGTCTTCTTGGCCAAATGTACCTCAGAAACCCTGAAACAGGGCCACCAGGATCCTCCAGGCTTAGCCCCCCGTGCCAATGCTTTGCAATCCCGTCCAGAGCAGCATAATCCCCCTTCCACATCCAAAGAATTGTCAGCATTCCTCGTGATCCTCATCACAACCGGACCTAAGTACACAGAGCGGAGGAGTATCATCCGCAGCACCTGGCTGGCCAAGCGGGACTCTGATGTTCTGGCTATGTTTGTGGTGGGAACTCAGGGACTTTCCAACGAGGACCATCAGAACCTTAACACAGAGCAAGGGAGGCACAAGGACTTGCTTTTACTGCCTGAATTGCGAGATTCTTACGAGAACTTAACACTCAAGCTGCTGCACATGTACACCTGGCTGGACCAGAATGTAGAGTTCAAGTTTGTCCTTAAAGCAGATGATGACACATTTGCTCGCTTGGACCTCCTTAAGGAGGAGCTAAAGGGGAAAGAGCCCAACCGGTTCTATTGGGGCTTCTTCTCAGGGAGAGGGCGCGTGAAAACAGCTGGGAAGTGGCGGGAAAGCTCTTGGGAGCTTTGTGACTACTACCTGCCCTACGCACTGGGTGGGGGCTACATCCTCTCGGCTGACTTAGTACGTTACGTGCATCTTAACGCAGGCTACTTCAAGACATGGCAGAGTGAGGATGTGTCACTGGGCGCCTGGCTGGCGCCAGTGGACGTTCGTCGGACGCATGACCCACGCTTTGACACAGAGTATAAATCGCGTGGTTGCAACAACAAATACTTGGTGACACATAAGCAGAGCTTGGAGGACATGTTGGAAAAACACCAGACTCTGCAGCGCGATGGCAGGCTCTGCAAGGAGGAAGTCAAGCTGCGGCTGTCCTATGTGTATGACTGGAGTGTGCCACCCTCACAGTGCTGCCAAAGGAAGGATGGCATTCCTTaa
- the b3galt6 gene encoding beta-1,3-galactosyltransferase 6 isoform X1: protein MGVQLRLSTMNLLRLVCRHKTALVIGTVCSFAVVLVFLAKCTSETLKQGHQDPPGLAPRANALQSRPEQHNPPSTSKELSAFLVILITTGPKYTERRSIIRSTWLAKRDSDVLAMFVVGTQGLSNEDHQNLNTEQGRHKDLLLLPELRDSYENLTLKLLHMYTWLDQNVEFKFVLKADDDTFARLDLLKEELKGKEPNRFYWGFFSGRGRVKTAGKWRESSWELCDYYLPYALGGGYILSADLVRYVHLNAGYFKTWQSEDVSLGAWLAPVDVRRTHDPRFDTEYKSRGCNNKYLVTHKQSLEDMLEKHQTLQRDGRLCKEEVKLRLSYVYDWSVPPSQCCQRKDGIP from the exons ATGGGTGTGCAGCTGAG ACTCAGCACCATGAATCTGTTGCGTCTAGTATGCCGCCACAAGACAGCCCTGGTcattggcactgtgtgcagctTTGCTGTCGTTCTGGTCTTCTTGGCCAAATGTACCTCAGAAACCCTGAAACAGGGCCACCAGGATCCTCCAGGCTTAGCCCCCCGTGCCAATGCTTTGCAATCCCGTCCAGAGCAGCATAATCCCCCTTCCACATCCAAAGAATTGTCAGCATTCCTCGTGATCCTCATCACAACCGGACCTAAGTACACAGAGCGGAGGAGTATCATCCGCAGCACCTGGCTGGCCAAGCGGGACTCTGATGTTCTGGCTATGTTTGTGGTGGGAACTCAGGGACTTTCCAACGAGGACCATCAGAACCTTAACACAGAGCAAGGGAGGCACAAGGACTTGCTTTTACTGCCTGAATTGCGAGATTCTTACGAGAACTTAACACTCAAGCTGCTGCACATGTACACCTGGCTGGACCAGAATGTAGAGTTCAAGTTTGTCCTTAAAGCAGATGATGACACATTTGCTCGCTTGGACCTCCTTAAGGAGGAGCTAAAGGGGAAAGAGCCCAACCGGTTCTATTGGGGCTTCTTCTCAGGGAGAGGGCGCGTGAAAACAGCTGGGAAGTGGCGGGAAAGCTCTTGGGAGCTTTGTGACTACTACCTGCCCTACGCACTGGGTGGGGGCTACATCCTCTCGGCTGACTTAGTACGTTACGTGCATCTTAACGCAGGCTACTTCAAGACATGGCAGAGTGAGGATGTGTCACTGGGCGCCTGGCTGGCGCCAGTGGACGTTCGTCGGACGCATGACCCACGCTTTGACACAGAGTATAAATCGCGTGGTTGCAACAACAAATACTTGGTGACACATAAGCAGAGCTTGGAGGACATGTTGGAAAAACACCAGACTCTGCAGCGCGATGGCAGGCTCTGCAAGGAGGAAGTCAAGCTGCGGCTGTCCTATGTGTATGACTGGAGTGTGCCACCCTCACAGTGCTGCCAAAGGAAGGATGGCATTCCTTaa